The Cystobacter ferrugineus genome includes a window with the following:
- a CDS encoding phage late control D family protein → MPDARISVMFDGKRLEAGVLGLLTRLEVRESDADATVAALRFNLSQLPDGEFSPVDEELFTPAAHLSLDVEAPGGNPVRLFDGYVTHVRPHFERIESNCYVEILAMDSALLLAAEERVASYPDMTDAEAAEQIFGRYNIPFSSEPTAARHEADKQLLMQRGTDWDFVRRLARRNGFVCYLEPDAVSGSVTAFFKPRDVTGTPQADLSVLREDANLLWIDFQFVSSGPVRARGVAIDPIEKRLVRADGEPVLAPLGDALLDGEVESGLKSAGVKEAVTLLRDPPPLGEAIASAGAAATDRALFAVEARGELDPALYRNLLRARRPVLVKGVGRRFAGAYYVRAVRTTFEEGALRQSFVAERNATGLSGGEEFGKSAEEVPAQ, encoded by the coding sequence GTGCCTGATGCCCGGATCAGCGTGATGTTCGACGGCAAGCGCCTCGAGGCGGGGGTGCTCGGGCTGCTCACGCGGCTCGAGGTCCGCGAGAGTGACGCGGATGCCACCGTCGCCGCGCTGCGCTTCAACCTCAGCCAGCTCCCCGACGGCGAGTTCTCGCCCGTCGACGAGGAGCTGTTCACGCCCGCCGCGCACCTCTCGCTCGACGTCGAGGCTCCGGGTGGCAATCCCGTGCGCCTCTTCGATGGCTACGTCACCCACGTCCGGCCCCACTTCGAGCGCATCGAGTCCAACTGCTACGTGGAGATCCTCGCCATGGACTCCGCGCTGCTGCTCGCCGCGGAGGAGCGCGTGGCGAGCTACCCCGACATGACCGATGCCGAGGCGGCCGAGCAGATCTTCGGGCGCTACAACATTCCCTTCTCCAGCGAGCCCACGGCCGCCCGCCACGAGGCGGACAAGCAACTGCTGATGCAGCGGGGGACGGACTGGGACTTCGTCCGCCGGCTGGCCCGGCGCAATGGCTTCGTCTGCTACCTGGAGCCAGATGCGGTGTCGGGCTCGGTCACGGCCTTCTTCAAGCCCCGCGACGTCACCGGCACGCCCCAGGCCGATCTCTCCGTGCTGCGAGAGGACGCCAACCTGCTGTGGATCGACTTCCAGTTCGTCTCGTCCGGTCCGGTGCGCGCCCGGGGCGTGGCCATCGATCCCATCGAGAAGCGGCTCGTGCGCGCGGACGGAGAGCCCGTGCTCGCGCCCCTGGGCGATGCGCTGCTGGATGGCGAGGTCGAGTCGGGTCTGAAGAGCGCTGGCGTCAAGGAGGCCGTCACGCTGCTGAGGGATCCTCCGCCACTCGGAGAGGCCATCGCCTCGGCGGGGGCCGCGGCCACGGATCGCGCCCTGTTCGCCGTGGAGGCTCGCGGCGAGCTGGATCCGGCGCTCTATCGCAACCTGCTGCGCGCCCGGCGCCCCGTGCTCGTCAAGGGCGTGGGCCGGCGCTTCGCGGGCGCGTACTACGTGCGCGCGGTCCGCACCACCTTCGAGGAAGGCGCCCTGCGTCAGTCCTTCGTCGCCGAGCGCAATGCCACCGGCCTCAGCGGTGGGGAGGAGTTCGGCAAGAGCGCCGAGGAGGTTCCAGCACAATGA
- a CDS encoding phage baseplate assembly protein V translates to MTQEELLRAFDEHVRSRFYGKYEGVVTQVEDPLGIGRIRARVPAVLGEETESGWALPCAPFAGADRGFFFLPEVGDTVWIEFAAGDPSRPIWTGAFWGAPQSAGGRDDLASKTGSEAPTHEGEAAAPGRSVLRTRAGHRLFFEDDGEIVVLANGNDKTEIRLTKEGEVVIKASKIKLGADASKALVLGDDFQQLFNQHTHPTGVGPSGPPAQPMQPSHLSTKSFTE, encoded by the coding sequence ATGACCCAGGAAGAGCTGCTGAGAGCGTTCGACGAACACGTCCGGAGCCGCTTCTACGGCAAGTACGAGGGCGTCGTGACGCAGGTCGAGGATCCGCTCGGCATCGGACGCATCCGGGCCCGCGTGCCCGCAGTGCTCGGGGAGGAGACCGAGAGTGGCTGGGCGCTGCCTTGCGCTCCCTTCGCCGGCGCGGACCGGGGGTTCTTCTTTCTCCCGGAGGTGGGTGACACGGTGTGGATCGAGTTCGCCGCCGGGGACCCGAGCCGCCCCATCTGGACTGGGGCCTTCTGGGGCGCACCCCAGAGCGCGGGGGGGCGCGATGACCTGGCCAGCAAGACCGGGAGCGAGGCGCCCACGCACGAGGGCGAAGCCGCCGCTCCGGGCAGATCGGTGCTCCGCACGCGCGCCGGTCACCGCCTTTTCTTCGAGGACGATGGCGAGATCGTGGTGCTGGCCAACGGCAACGACAAGACCGAGATCCGCCTGACGAAGGAGGGCGAGGTCGTCATCAAGGCGAGCAAGATCAAGCTGGGAGCGGACGCCTCGAAGGCGCTCGTGCTCGGAGACGACTTCCAGCAGCTCTTCAATCAGCACACGCACCCGACGGGCGTCGGTCCCTCGGGGCCTCCGGCGCAGCCGATGCAGCCTTCCCACCTGTCGACCAAGAGCTTCACGGAGTGA
- a CDS encoding GPW/gp25 family protein: protein MADRFLYHPFRFGAQGGVAVTEDPDRHLRDKVEAVLFTAPGERVNQPDFGAGLNRAVFETLDELSIAALEFRVSQALRRDIGEEIIIDSVDFEPEPEAGELVLHIAFRRRSDQRPRSLEVRL from the coding sequence ATGGCTGACCGTTTTCTCTACCACCCGTTCCGGTTCGGCGCGCAGGGCGGCGTCGCGGTCACCGAGGATCCGGATCGGCACCTGCGTGACAAGGTCGAGGCGGTGCTCTTCACCGCGCCGGGCGAGCGCGTCAACCAGCCGGACTTCGGCGCCGGTCTCAACCGCGCCGTGTTCGAGACCCTGGACGAGCTGTCGATCGCCGCCCTGGAGTTCCGCGTCTCGCAGGCGCTGCGGCGGGACATCGGCGAGGAGATCATCATCGACTCGGTCGACTTCGAGCCCGAGCCCGAAGCCGGCGAGCTCGTCCTGCACATCGCGTTTCGCAGGCGCTCGGACCAGCGGCCCCGCAGCCTGGAGGTCCGGCTATGA